A genomic segment from Patescibacteria group bacterium encodes:
- the miaB gene encoding tRNA (N6-isopentenyl adenosine(37)-C2)-methylthiotransferase MiaB, with amino-acid sequence MKYHIITFGCQMNENDSIKIKAMLQEHGLKPSLTLEQSDIIIVNMCSVRQSAVNRVFGLLQKQGLQKKNQIKILFGCVLPADKKKLSQKFNLILNINKLEQLKEILPNKNINNICEHTKTSKASKYVPIMTGCNNFCTYCVVPYTRGREISKDYKTIIKQIKDLLESDTKEITLLGQNVNSYKDKNIDFPKLLKLISKLPKKFWLRFLTSHPKDISNKLINVMANNEKITEYLHLPVQSGNNEILDKMNRGYTIEQYKKIITHARNQVTNICISTDIIVGFPGETKQQFEQTARLMKCAKFDMAYIAEYSPRPNTPAKQMKNNVPQVTKSARRKILDKIIAKTALENNKKYLDKVINVLINNKKQGDYFGKTSNFKNIKIKSNNLINDKTNLKNKFVKAKVTSVTPWNLEGLLIKNN; translated from the coding sequence ATGAAATATCATATTATCACCTTTGGCTGCCAAATGAATGAAAATGACTCAATTAAAATAAAAGCAATGCTTCAAGAACATGGCCTCAAACCATCTTTGACACTTGAACAATCTGATATAATCATAGTGAATATGTGCTCTGTTCGACAATCTGCTGTTAATAGAGTTTTTGGATTGCTTCAAAAACAAGGACTTCAAAAAAAGAATCAAATTAAAATTTTATTTGGCTGTGTTTTGCCAGCTGATAAAAAAAAGTTAAGCCAAAAATTTAACTTAATTTTAAATATTAACAAACTTGAACAACTTAAAGAAATATTACCAAACAAAAACATTAACAATATATGTGAACACACTAAAACTTCTAAGGCATCAAAATATGTTCCAATTATGACTGGTTGTAATAATTTTTGTACTTATTGCGTTGTCCCATATACTAGAGGCAGGGAAATAAGCAAGGATTACAAAACAATAATAAAACAAATAAAAGATTTGCTTGAATCAGACACCAAAGAAATAACATTACTAGGTCAAAATGTGAATTCATATAAAGATAAAAACATTGATTTTCCTAAATTACTAAAACTTATCTCAAAGTTGCCGAAAAAATTTTGGCTAAGATTTCTAACATCACACCCTAAAGACATCTCTAATAAACTAATTAATGTCATGGCTAATAACGAAAAAATTACAGAATACCTGCATTTACCAGTTCAATCAGGTAATAATGAAATATTAGACAAAATGAACAGAGGCTATACCATAGAGCAATATAAAAAAATAATAACTCACGCTCGCAATCAAGTAACCAATATCTGTATTTCAACTGACATTATAGTGGGTTTTCCTGGAGAAACCAAACAACAATTTGAACAAACAGCTAGATTAATGAAATGCGCAAAATTTGATATGGCTTATATTGCTGAATACTCTCCTCGACCCAATACTCCTGCTAAACAAATGAAAAACAATGTGCCTCAAGTAACTAAATCTGCTCGGCGAAAAATTTTAGATAAAATAATAGCCAAAACAGCATTAGAAAATAATAAAAAATATTTAGACAAGGTTATTAATGTATTGATTAATAATAAAAAGCAAGGAGATTATTTTGGGAAAACAAGTAATTTTAAAAATATAAAAATCAAGTCAAACAACCTGATTAATGATAAAACCAATTTAAAAAATAAATTTGTAAAAGCCAAGGTTACTTCAGTTACTCCATGGAACTTGGAAGGATTGTTAATTAAAAATAACTAA
- a CDS encoding ribonuclease HI family protein produces the protein MKLIIYTDGCSKGNPGRAGAGVVIYNDKKQVIKEIAKFLGVKTNNQAEYEALIIGLNQVRKMKATQVDCYLDSQLVVNHINGKYKIKNPELGFLFIKVWNLCQVFDKINFYHIPREKNYQADKMANQAMKRT, from the coding sequence ATGAAATTAATAATTTACACAGACGGATGTTCAAAAGGAAATCCAGGGCGAGCAGGAGCAGGAGTTGTTATTTATAATGACAAAAAACAAGTTATAAAAGAAATAGCAAAGTTTTTAGGTGTTAAAACAAATAATCAGGCAGAATATGAAGCTCTTATAATTGGGCTTAACCAAGTTAGAAAAATGAAAGCAACACAAGTGGATTGTTATTTAGATAGCCAGTTAGTTGTTAATCATATTAATGGAAAATATAAAATAAAAAATCCTGAATTAGGATTTTTATTTATAAAAGTTTGGAACTTGTGTCAGGTTTTTGATAAAATTAATTTTTATCATATTCCTAGAGAAAAAAATTATCAGGCCGACAAAATGGCCAACCAAGCAATGAAAAGGACCTAA
- a CDS encoding sugar transferase gives MIKKFDLILSVITIPVDYLMLILSGVFVYYLRFSALVELRPVIFEIPFIKYFYSLIILFFGWIIIFSMTGLYNMGKRRHFSKEFSKIFLSSSMGIMMVVLFIFFKREYFSSRFIILAGWITSIFFVSIGRILLHWIRLGYYKKGKGLEPILIHGSSELSDKILNFIKKNPGHGYKILGKYDNVEKLINQWKSSPRAITQIIQTDPDISKKDVLRLIGFCRANQILFKYAADIFDALSSNIKTETIAGIPIIVVQKTSLDGWGRVSKRFFDLILALSGITFCLPLFLILSIIIKIDSPGPVFVKLKRIGQRGELFELYKFRSMVKNAHQNKQALARYNERQTGPLFKMSADPRITKFGKFLRKFSIDELPQLFNVIQGKMSLIGPRPHEPEEVSRYKNYHKQLLAIKPGITGMAQISGRAELSFDEEAKLDIYYIENWSLLFDLQIFLKTIPVVLSHKGAC, from the coding sequence ATGATAAAAAAATTTGACCTTATTTTATCTGTTATTACAATTCCGGTTGATTATTTAATGTTAATTTTATCAGGCGTTTTTGTTTATTATTTAAGATTTAGTGCTTTGGTTGAATTAAGGCCAGTTATTTTTGAGATTCCCTTTATAAAGTATTTTTATAGTTTAATTATTTTATTTTTTGGCTGGATTATAATTTTTTCCATGACAGGACTTTATAATATGGGTAAGAGGCGTCATTTTTCTAAAGAATTTTCAAAAATATTTTTATCTTCTTCAATGGGAATAATGATGGTGGTTTTGTTTATTTTTTTTAAGCGTGAATATTTTTCTTCACGTTTTATTATTTTAGCTGGCTGGATTACGAGCATTTTTTTTGTAAGCATTGGCAGGATTTTATTGCATTGGATTAGACTTGGTTATTACAAAAAAGGGAAAGGGCTTGAACCAATTTTAATCCATGGCTCATCTGAATTATCTGATAAAATTTTAAATTTTATTAAAAAAAATCCAGGACATGGGTATAAAATTTTAGGGAAATATGATAATGTTGAAAAATTAATAAATCAATGGAAATCAAGTCCAAGGGCTATTACTCAAATTATTCAAACAGACCCTGATATTTCAAAAAAAGATGTTTTAAGATTAATAGGTTTTTGTCGGGCTAATCAAATACTTTTCAAGTATGCTGCTGATATTTTTGATGCTTTGTCTAGCAATATAAAAACAGAAACAATTGCTGGTATTCCGATTATTGTGGTCCAAAAAACATCTCTTGATGGCTGGGGGAGAGTGTCTAAGCGTTTTTTTGATTTAATTTTAGCATTGAGTGGAATTACATTTTGTTTACCATTGTTTTTAATTTTATCTATAATTATTAAAATTGATTCACCTGGCCCTGTTTTTGTAAAGCTAAAACGAATAGGACAAAGAGGAGAATTATTTGAATTATATAAGTTTAGGTCAATGGTGAAAAATGCTCATCAAAATAAGCAAGCATTAGCAAGATATAACGAAAGACAAACAGGTCCATTATTTAAGATGAGCGCAGACCCAAGAATTACTAAATTTGGTAAATTTTTAAGGAAATTTAGTATAGATGAACTGCCTCAACTATTTAATGTTATTCAAGGGAAAATGAGCTTGATCGGTCCTAGACCGCATGAGCCAGAAGAAGTTTCTAGGTATAAGAATTATCATAAGCAGTTATTAGCCATCAAGCCAGGTATTACTGGCATGGCTCAAATTTCAGGTCGAGCAGAGTTATCTTTTGATGAAGAAGCAAAACTAGATATATATTATATTGAAAACTGGTCATTATTATTTGATTTGCAAATATTTTTAAAAACCATCCCAGTAGTATTATCTCATAAAGGCGCCTGTTAA
- the gatB gene encoding Asp-tRNA(Asn)/Glu-tRNA(Gln) amidotransferase subunit GatB, producing the protein MIKLKPVIGLEIHLELNTVSKLFCGCANNPMVLKPNFNICAICTGQPGVLPVLNKQAVKKVLELGIALQGDVFDECWFDRKNYFYPDLPKGYQISQYKLPLIANGFLKINVNNELVKINFERIHLEEDTAKFIHSKKDKSSWLDFNRAGVPLLELVTRPVINSPIHAKIFLQELQRIVRYLNISSADMEKGQMRCDVNISLRPLDEEKKLYTKTEIKNLNSFKAVENALVYEIKRQTGLWEKNKHSKKQTTRGWNDKQAKTFEQRSKEGEKDYRYFPEPDLPILYSNKNWPIDLENIKKSLPELPLDKIKRFIDVYGFDSYQAKILCENVNLSNWTERVVSELRSWLISTETVEGSAKDIWEQNKTKLTKLIGNWIINGLLTIDKSNKLSNFKISPDNFAEFIILIFEKKISKNLAQRVLAKMVNTGKDVDRVLSENDFKEIKDEQQLKDIIKQVIDENSDVVAKYKQGNKSVLQYLIGMTMKKAQSKAEPNIVKTILETELG; encoded by the coding sequence ATGATTAAACTTAAACCAGTAATTGGATTAGAAATTCATTTAGAGCTCAATACAGTTAGTAAATTGTTTTGTGGTTGTGCTAATAATCCAATGGTATTAAAACCAAATTTTAATATTTGTGCGATTTGTACAGGCCAGCCAGGGGTTTTGCCTGTTTTGAATAAACAAGCAGTTAAAAAGGTCTTAGAATTAGGCATTGCTTTACAGGGAGATGTTTTTGATGAATGTTGGTTTGATAGAAAAAATTATTTTTATCCTGATCTGCCAAAAGGATATCAGATTAGTCAATATAAATTGCCTTTAATTGCTAACGGATTTTTAAAAATTAATGTAAACAATGAATTGGTTAAGATAAATTTTGAAAGAATACACTTAGAAGAAGATACAGCAAAATTTATACATTCAAAAAAAGATAAATCAAGTTGGTTAGATTTTAATCGTGCAGGCGTTCCTCTGCTAGAATTAGTAACCAGACCAGTTATAAATAGTCCAATTCATGCAAAAATTTTTTTACAAGAGTTGCAAAGAATAGTTAGATATTTGAATATTTCTTCTGCTGATATGGAGAAAGGACAAATGAGATGTGATGTAAACATATCTCTCAGGCCTTTGGATGAAGAAAAAAAACTATATACAAAAACGGAGATTAAAAATCTTAATTCTTTTAAAGCAGTTGAAAATGCGCTTGTTTATGAAATAAAAAGACAAACAGGGCTATGGGAGAAAAATAAACATTCCAAAAAGCAAACTACTCGTGGCTGGAATGACAAACAGGCGAAAACATTTGAACAGAGGAGCAAGGAAGGAGAAAAGGATTACAGATATTTTCCAGAGCCAGATCTGCCAATTTTATATTCAAACAAAAACTGGCCGATAGACCTGGAAAATATTAAAAAGTCTTTACCAGAACTTCCGCTGGATAAAATTAAGCGATTTATTGATGTTTATGGATTTGACAGCTATCAAGCAAAAATTTTATGCGAAAATGTTAATTTGTCAAACTGGACAGAAAGGGTTGTTAGTGAGTTGAGATCTTGGTTAATATCAACAGAAACAGTTGAAGGATCTGCTAAAGATATTTGGGAGCAGAATAAAACAAAATTAACTAAATTAATTGGAAATTGGATAATAAATGGGCTTTTAACCATAGATAAATCAAATAAGTTAAGTAATTTTAAAATTAGTCCAGACAATTTTGCTGAATTTATTATTTTAATTTTTGAAAAAAAGATTTCTAAAAATTTAGCACAAAGAGTATTAGCTAAAATGGTTAATACTGGTAAAGACGTGGACAGGGTTTTATCTGAAAATGATTTCAAGGAGATAAAAGACGAGCAACAGTTAAAAGATATAATTAAGCAAGTAATAGATGAAAATTCAGATGTAGTAGCTAAATATAAACAAGGGAACAAGAGCGTTCTTCAATATTTAATTGGCATGACAATGAAAAAAGCTCAGTCAAAGGCTGAGCCAAACATTGTTAAGACTATTTTAGAAACAGAATTAGGGTAA
- the miaA gene encoding tRNA (adenosine(37)-N6)-dimethylallyltransferase MiaA, producing the protein MEKLPKLIVIISPTASGKTDISIKLAKKFSGEIISADSRAIYKEINIGTAKPSTKEQDGVKHYMIDVVSPKEIFTVAQFKQQSLKIINNILNQEKIPFLVGGTGLYVDSIVNNLEIPPILPDQKLRKKLEEQILNKGLEYVYKKLIKIDPGSKEFIQATNPRRIIRAMEVCIKSKQPFSQLRKQGKPLFNVLKIGIKTSPDILYKRITKRTRQMINKGLVQETRKLFKKYGNKSILSSTIGYQEIIPYLTTNSKKLSETAINEITELIIKNTKHYSSRQITWFKRDQNINWIINYKQAEDILKKFLKQ; encoded by the coding sequence ATGGAAAAACTTCCTAAATTAATTGTAATTATTAGTCCGACTGCTTCAGGGAAAACAGATATATCTATAAAATTGGCTAAAAAATTTTCAGGGGAAATAATTTCTGCTGATAGTCGGGCAATTTATAAAGAAATAAATATTGGCACTGCCAAACCATCAACCAAAGAGCAGGATGGTGTTAAACATTATATGATTGATGTTGTCTCTCCTAAAGAAATATTTACCGTTGCTCAATTTAAACAACAATCTTTGAAAATTATTAATAATATTCTCAATCAAGAAAAAATACCTTTTTTAGTTGGTGGAACTGGCCTATATGTTGATTCCATAGTTAATAACTTAGAAATTCCACCAATACTGCCTGATCAAAAATTAAGAAAAAAATTAGAAGAACAAATATTAAACAAAGGATTAGAATATGTTTACAAAAAACTTATTAAAATAGACCCTGGCAGTAAAGAATTTATTCAAGCAACTAATCCCAGAAGAATAATAAGAGCAATGGAAGTATGCATTAAGTCCAAGCAACCATTTTCTCAATTAAGAAAACAAGGAAAACCATTGTTTAATGTTCTTAAAATAGGAATTAAAACTTCTCCAGATATTCTTTATAAAAGAATCACTAAAAGAACTCGCCAAATGATAAATAAAGGACTTGTCCAAGAAACCCGCAAATTATTTAAAAAATATGGAAATAAATCTATATTATCTTCAACAATTGGCTATCAAGAAATAATTCCATATTTAACAACTAACAGTAAAAAATTAAGCGAAACAGCTATAAATGAAATCACTGAATTAATTATAAAAAACACAAAACATTATTCATCCAGGCAAATCACTTGGTTTAAACGTGATCAAAATATAAATTGGATTATTAATTACAAGCAAGCAGAAGATATATTAAAAAAATTTTTAAAACAGTAA
- the recJ gene encoding single-stranded-DNA-specific exonuclease RecJ, which translates to MNKEWTVAKQMPASFKKKSDYAHHIILQLLYNRGLKTNKEINDFLVPDYYRDLHDPFIFKQMKKVVGRIFLSIKKDEKIVIVSDSDTDGITSGVVLYAILKKIGVKNLDIYISGKEDGHGITNSIVDDILLAKADLIITTDCGISDVEEVKKLNKHKIDVIITDHHREPKKLPDALAIINPQLSSENYPNKVLAGVGVCFKVAQALIKDSRCDFKNKEGFEKWLLDLVAIGTISDCMPLIGENRAIVKYGLIVLNKTSNFGIKALINRLLIKDELKSRDISFRIAPKINACGRMNSAKIAMDLLLTDNFAMASSISNEIEKIVYQRQKKVGEILKEISIKHKAVDFEEIVIILGNDWPFALLGIISNRLIDKYRKPVIILSKANDKIKGSARTSGDFDLFNFFSKLKKYFSDFGGHYSAVGFNLKNPDLFPDFKKQAIKLFKKQFKDKKIKHKTIDAKIQIEDIDWELYDGILSLEPFGKANKEPVFLITKVQIETIRVVGKNNNHYQIVIQDRKMIHFNGTDKMDKIKQGDKVDIIVQIGVNEWNGQKELQIKIIDIAKL; encoded by the coding sequence ATGAATAAAGAATGGACAGTTGCTAAACAAATGCCAGCTAGTTTTAAAAAAAAATCAGATTATGCTCATCATATAATTTTACAATTACTTTATAATAGAGGGCTAAAAACCAATAAAGAAATTAATGATTTTTTAGTTCCAGATTATTATCGCGATCTTCATGATCCTTTTATTTTTAAACAAATGAAAAAGGTAGTTGGTCGTATTTTTTTATCTATAAAAAAAGATGAAAAAATTGTTATTGTTTCAGATTCAGACACAGATGGGATTACATCTGGGGTAGTGCTTTATGCTATTTTAAAAAAAATAGGAGTAAAAAATTTAGATATTTATATCTCAGGAAAAGAAGACGGGCATGGCATTACTAATAGTATTGTTGATGATATTTTGTTAGCCAAAGCAGATTTAATAATTACAACTGACTGCGGAATTTCAGATGTGGAAGAAGTTAAAAAATTAAATAAGCATAAAATTGATGTTATTATTACAGACCATCATAGAGAGCCAAAAAAATTGCCAGATGCATTGGCTATAATAAATCCGCAATTATCGTCAGAAAATTATCCGAATAAAGTGTTAGCCGGAGTGGGAGTTTGTTTTAAGGTGGCTCAAGCATTAATTAAAGATAGTCGGTGTGATTTTAAAAACAAAGAAGGGTTTGAAAAGTGGTTGTTAGATTTGGTCGCCATTGGTACAATTTCTGATTGCATGCCTTTAATAGGAGAAAATAGAGCAATTGTTAAATATGGACTGATAGTGCTTAATAAAACGTCTAATTTTGGCATTAAAGCATTGATAAATAGATTATTAATCAAGGATGAGCTTAAATCAAGGGACATTAGTTTTAGAATTGCCCCTAAAATTAATGCTTGTGGAAGAATGAATAGTGCTAAAATTGCCATGGATTTACTTTTGACAGATAATTTTGCCATGGCAAGTAGTATTTCAAATGAAATTGAAAAAATTGTTTATCAGCGCCAGAAAAAAGTAGGAGAGATTTTAAAAGAAATTTCTATTAAGCATAAAGCAGTTGATTTTGAAGAAATAGTGATAATCTTAGGCAATGATTGGCCGTTTGCCTTGTTGGGGATTATCTCAAATAGATTGATTGATAAATACAGAAAGCCGGTTATTATTTTAAGTAAGGCAAATGACAAAATTAAAGGATCTGCTAGAACAAGTGGTGATTTTGATTTATTTAATTTTTTTAGTAAATTAAAAAAATATTTTTCAGATTTTGGTGGACATTATTCAGCGGTTGGGTTTAATTTGAAAAATCCTGATTTATTTCCTGATTTTAAAAAACAAGCAATAAAGTTATTTAAAAAACAATTTAAAGATAAAAAAATAAAACACAAAACAATTGATGCTAAAATTCAGATAGAGGACATTGATTGGGAGCTTTATGATGGGATTTTATCTCTTGAGCCATTTGGCAAGGCAAACAAAGAACCTGTTTTTTTAATAACCAAGGTACAAATAGAAACCATTAGAGTCGTTGGAAAAAATAATAATCATTATCAAATTGTTATTCAGGACAGAAAGATGATTCATTTTAATGGCACTGATAAAATGGACAAAATTAAACAAGGTGATAAAGTAGATATAATTGTTCAAATTGGTGTTAATGAGTGGAATGGACAAAAAGAATTACAAATTAAAATTATAGATATAGCAAAATTATGA
- a CDS encoding PrsW family intramembrane metalloprotease, with protein sequence MNLIKFFIEQVSYQEFFLYFVLSAGPTLLWLLVCLWLDRDAPEPKIAILKIFLWGVMITFPLIYISGYLTRTVNKITHINTIINIFMLSFLIDGFIEESAKYFILRFRSYKSKYFDELRDGFVYGMILGLGFAFSENFLYGIVDTSISSGMSTVLVRGVTTTFLHFLTGGIIGYYIALVKMKSISNLAGLKGLGLAILLHGFYNAIIRFEVWWSIFPLAFILIFVYILCFLKIKSLTNKS encoded by the coding sequence ATGAATTTAATAAAATTTTTTATAGAACAAGTGAGTTATCAAGAATTTTTTCTTTATTTTGTTTTAAGCGCTGGGCCAACTTTATTGTGGCTATTGGTGTGTTTGTGGCTTGATAGAGATGCTCCAGAGCCAAAAATAGCCATTTTAAAAATATTTTTATGGGGAGTAATGATTACTTTCCCGTTAATCTATATTAGTGGTTACTTAACAAGAACAGTCAATAAAATTACACACATTAATACAATTATAAATATATTTATGCTTTCTTTTTTAATTGACGGTTTTATCGAAGAATCAGCCAAATATTTTATTTTGCGTTTTAGGAGTTATAAATCAAAATATTTTGATGAATTAAGAGATGGGTTTGTTTATGGAATGATTCTTGGACTAGGGTTTGCTTTTTCAGAGAATTTTTTATACGGGATTGTTGATACTTCTATTTCTTCGGGAATGAGCACTGTTCTAGTTAGGGGAGTTACAACAACATTTCTACATTTTTTAACAGGAGGGATAATTGGATATTATATTGCATTAGTAAAAATGAAATCAATCAGCAATTTAGCAGGGTTAAAAGGTCTTGGCTTGGCAATTTTGCTACACGGATTTTATAATGCGATTATAAGGTTTGAAGTGTGGTGGAGTATATTTCCATTAGCCTTTATTCTGATATTTGTTTATATTTTATGTTTTTTAAAAATTAAATCTTTAACAAACAAGTCTTAG
- the serS gene encoding serine--tRNA ligase encodes MLDIKLIRKNPTKIKKACLAKQVKVDIDKLLEIDKQRVKLIQQTEKIKAVQNQLSKNVAKASKEEKEGLIKQARAKVIEFNELKVKLKNIEQGFNKLMLQIPNPSLTDVKVGKDESDNEILETWGDIKDFNFKARDHLEIGKHLDLIDIERSAKVAGSRFAYLKNQAVILENALIRFVFDWLSNKKNIKNIITRQNLNIKDSLFQLVIPPIMVKKQAMQAMGYLERGSEEIYQTIRDNLYLVGTAEQSIGPMHMDEVFDFDSLPIRYVAFSTCFRREAGSYGKMVRGIFRVHQFNKIEMFSFCSPDKSVDEHKFLLAIEKEMVRQLGIPYQVIAMCTGDLGDPAAAKYDIECWLPSQNKYRETHSTSNCTDWQARRLNIRCKDKNNQVKFIHTLNGTGFAIGRILIAILENYQQKDKSVVVPKVLRKYTGFKKIKLNRG; translated from the coding sequence AAACAGGTTAAAGTTGATATTGATAAGCTTTTAGAAATAGATAAGCAGAGGGTCAAATTAATTCAACAGACAGAAAAAATAAAGGCAGTTCAAAACCAACTTTCAAAAAATGTAGCTAAAGCAAGTAAAGAGGAGAAAGAGGGCTTAATAAAGCAAGCACGGGCAAAGGTTATTGAATTCAATGAATTAAAAGTTAAGCTAAAGAATATTGAGCAAGGGTTTAATAAGTTAATGTTGCAGATTCCAAATCCTTCTCTAACTGATGTGAAAGTTGGTAAAGATGAATCAGATAACGAGATATTAGAGACATGGGGAGATATTAAAGATTTTAATTTTAAAGCAAGAGACCATTTAGAAATAGGCAAGCATTTGGATTTAATTGATATTGAACGGTCAGCTAAAGTGGCTGGCTCTAGATTTGCCTATCTTAAAAATCAAGCAGTAATACTTGAAAATGCTTTAATTAGGTTTGTGTTTGACTGGTTATCTAATAAAAAAAATATTAAAAATATAATAACCAGGCAAAATTTAAATATTAAAGATTCTTTATTTCAGCTAGTTATTCCGCCAATTATGGTAAAAAAACAGGCAATGCAAGCAATGGGTTATTTAGAAAGAGGATCAGAAGAAATTTACCAGACCATCAGAGACAACCTTTATTTAGTTGGGACAGCAGAACAATCAATTGGACCAATGCACATGGACGAGGTTTTTGATTTTGATTCTTTGCCCATTAGGTATGTTGCTTTTTCTACTTGCTTTAGAAGAGAAGCGGGTTCTTATGGAAAAATGGTTAGAGGAATATTTAGAGTTCATCAATTTAATAAAATAGAAATGTTTAGTTTTTGTAGTCCAGATAAATCAGTAGACGAACATAAATTTTTATTAGCAATTGAGAAAGAAATGGTCAGGCAATTAGGTATTCCATATCAGGTAATAGCAATGTGTACTGGCGATTTAGGGGACCCAGCTGCTGCTAAATATGATATTGAATGTTGGTTGCCCTCTCAAAATAAATATAGGGAAACCCATTCAACTTCTAATTGTACAGACTGGCAAGCAAGAAGATTAAATATTAGATGTAAAGACAAAAACAATCAAGTCAAGTTTATTCACACTTTGAATGGAACAGGTTTTGCTATTGGGAGAATTTTGATTGCTATTTTAGAAAATTATCAGCAAAAGGACAAAAGCGTTGTTGTGCCAAAAGTTTTAAGAAAGTATACGGGTTTTAAAAAAATAAAGTTAAATAGAGGTTAA